The Kocuria turfanensis genome contains the following window.
TGTGCCTGTTCAACCTGGCCCACACGCCCGCGTGCGCCCGCATCCGGCTGCCGCAGTTCGCGGGCCGCGGGCTGCGCGAGCTCTTCGGCGGCGACCTGTTCGGAGAGGTGGACGAGGCCGGGGAGTACCGGATCACCCTCGGCAGCCAGGACTTCTTCTGGCTGCGGCTGCGCGCGGCCCGCCGCGACGACGGCACGCACCCGCAGACCACGGCCCTGCCGATCATCACGCCCGTCAAGACGTCCTGAGCGCGACCGCGCGTCCGGCCACCACCCCGCCCGCCCCGGAAGGACCCGATCCCATGACCGACCAGCACCCCCACGAGCTCCTCGACCTCCTGCGGCGGTGGCTGCCGAAGCAGCGGTGGTTTCCCTTCGCGGACGGCGGCGCGGGCGCGGACCTGCGGGTCCTCGCCGAGCTCGCCCTGCCGGAGCGGGCGGGCGGCACGGCCCGCGTGCTGCTCGTCGAGGCCTCGGCGGGGGACCGCACCGAGCTGCTCCAGGTGCCGCTGACTCTCCGCGCGGCGCCCCTCGAGGGCGCCGAGCGGTTCCTGGTGGCGGAGCCGACGGCCCCGGCGGACGCCGGTGCCGGGCCGGCGGTCGCGCCGGGCACGGAGCAGGGCCCCGGTCCGCTGCGGGCGGCGCGCAAGCTCAAGGACCGCGCCGCACGGGCCGGGCGCGCCGTGGCCGACCGCACCGGTCTGCCCGTGCCCGGGGCCGACGGCGCGGTGGCGGGCTCGTGGGTCTACGACGGCGTCGGGGACCCCGCCTTCGTGGGCACTGCGCTTGCGCTCATGCAGCAGCAGGAGACCGCCGGGGGCGGGCCGCTGGGGCTGTCCCTGACCGGTGCGCACGGGGACGTGCTGCGCGTGCCCTACGCGGTGGAGTCCCGCGAGCAGGTCCGGGTGATCTCCAGCGAGCAGTCGAACTCCTCGGTGATCATCACCCCGCCGCCGGGCCGGGCACACGCCGACGCCGTCATCGTGAAGTTCTTCCGGGTCGTGGGGGAGGGCGCCAACCCGGACGTGGAGGTCGGCCGCGAGCTCACCGCCCTCGGCTGCCCCGCCGTCCCGGCCACCTTCGGCTGGCTCGACGCCCGCTGGCGCACCGGCCTGACCGCCGCGGAGGGCCAGCTGGCGGTGGCCACCGAGTTCCTCGCCGGCTCCGCCGACGCCTGGGGCCGGGCCGTCGAGGCGGCCGAGCAGGGCGCCGACTTCACCGACGAGGCCCGTGAGCTGGGCCGCACCACCGCCCGCGTGCACCGGGACCTGTCCCGCGCCTTCGGCACGGAGACCCCCGACGACGCGGCCCGCAGCCGCCTGCTGGACGGCCTCGCCGGGCGCATCCGGTGGGCCCGGGCGGAGTCCGGGTCCCTGTTCGCCGAGCACGCGGACGCTCTCGACGCGTTGCTGGGCTCCCTCGACGGCGTGACCGACCTGCCCCCGCTGCAGCGCATCCACGGGGACTACCACCTGGGGCAGGTCCTCCAGACGGAGGAGGGCCAGTTCAAGGTCCTGGACTTCGAGGGGGAGCCCCTGCGCCCGATCGAGGAGCGCACCCGGCCGGACGTGGCCCTGCGCGACGTCGTGGGCATGCTCCGCTCCTTCGACTACGCCGCCGCGTTCGGGGCGCGCGCCGGGGCGGGGGACACCGAGGAGTGGGGCCGCCGGACCGCCGAGGCCTTCCTGTCCGGCTACGAGCAGGGCGCCGGGCACGTCGTGGACCGCGACTCCCCGCTGTTCCAGGCGCTGTGGCTGGACAAGGCGCTCTACGAGGTCGTCTACGAGCAGCGCAACCGGCCGGACTGGCTGGGCGTGCCGGCCGGAGCGGTGCGCCGTTTCCTGGACGATCAGCGGTCGCGTAGCGTGAACCCTGAACCCGCCGGCGCGGACTCCGCATCCGGCACCGGCCATGACGACGACAGGTCCCGTTCCGCGCGGCGCGCTGCGGCGGAACCGGGAACGGAAATCGAGGACGCAGTGACCGCCAGCACCCCGCAGGACCGATCCGACCCCGTCCAGGCCGCCGGCCACGACGTCGCCCCGGCAGGGCCCGTCCCCGTGCCGGAGCACGTGCTCGCCGCCGTCTCCGAGGGCCGCCACCACAACCCGCACGGGGTCCTGGGCGCCCACCTGGGCCCGGACGGCAGCGTCACCGTGCGCACCCTGCGCCGGTTCGCCACGGCGGTCGCCGTGGTCACGCAGGACGGCACCTTCGAGCTCGAGCACGAGTGGGGCGGCATCTTCACGGGTGTGGTCCCGGCCCACGAGCCGGGCCGGATCCCCGACTACCGGGTGGACGTCACCTACCGGGACCTCGAGCCGCAGCGGATGGACGACCCGTACCGCTTCGCCCCCACCCTGGGGGAGCTCGACCTGCACCTGATCGGGGAGGGGCGGCACGAGACGCTGTGGACCGTCCTCGGCGCCCACGTGCGCCGCTACCCCTCCGCCCTGGGGGACGTCACCGGCGTGAGCTTCGCCGTGTGGGCGCCCAACGCCCAGGCAGTGCGCGTCATCGGCGACTTCAACGGCTGGGACGGCAGCGAGCACGCGATGCGCTCCCTCGGCTCCTCGGGCGTGTGGGAGCTGTTCGTGCCGGGGCTGGGCTCCGGCGCCACCTACAAGTTCCGCATCCTCGGCCGGGACGGCGGCTGGCGGGAGAAGGCCGACCCCATGGCCTTCGGCACCGAGGTCCCGCCCTCGACCGCATCGCGCGTCTTCGAGTCGACCTACGAGTTCCAGGACGACGCCTGGCTGGCCCGCCGTGCGGCCACCGACCCCCACAACGCCCCGATGAGCGTCTACGAGCTGCACATCGGCTCGTGGCGGATGGGCCTGGGCTACAAGGACCTCGCCAAGGAGCTCGTCGAGTACCTCACGTGGCAGGGCTTCACGCACGTGGAGTTCATGCCCGTGGCGGAGCACCCGTTCGGCGGGTCCTGGGGCTACCAGGTGACCTCCTACTACGCGCCGTCCTCCCGGTTCGGCAGCCCGGACGAGTTCCGCTACCTCGTTGACCAGCTCCACCAGGCCGGCATCGGCGTGATCGTGGACTGGGTCCCGGGGCACTTCCCCAAGGACGAGTGGGCCCTGGCCCGGTTCGACGGGGAGCCCCTGTACGAGCACGCCGACCCCCGCCGCGGCGAGCACAAGGACTGGGGAACCCTGATCCCCGACTACGGCCGCAACGAGGTCCGCAACTTCCTGGTGGCCAACGCCTCCTACTGGCTGGAGGAGTTCCACATCGACGGGCTGCGCGTGGACGCCGTCGCCTCCATGCTCTACCTGGACTACTCGCGCAACGAGGGGGAGTGGGAGCCGAACATCTACGGCGGCCGGGAGAACCTCGAGGCCATCGCGTTCCTCAAGGAGGCCAACGCCACGGCGTACAAGCGCACCCCGGGGATCGTCATGATCGCCGAGGAGTCGACCTCGTACCCGGGGGTGACCCGGCCCACCGACGCCGACGGACTGGGCTTCGGGCTGAAGTGGAACATGGGGTGGATGCACGACACCCTCGAGTACATGGCCGAGGACCCGGTCAACCGGTACTACCACCACAACAAGCTCACGTTCTCGCTCGTCTACGCCTTCTCGGAGAACTTCCTGCTGCCGATCTCCCACGACGAGGTCGTCTACGGCAAGGGTTCGCTGCTGCGCAAGATGCCCGGGGACCGGTGGCAGCAGCTGGCCAACGTCCGCGCCTACCTCGCGTTCATGTGGGCCCACCCCGGCAAGCAACTGATCTTCATGGGCACCGAGTACGCCCAGGAGTCCGAGTGGTCCCAGGAGCACGGACTCGACTGGTGGCTCTCGGAGACCCCGCCGCACAAGGGCGTCCAGGAGCTCGTGCGCACCCTCAACACGGTCTACCGCGACACCCCGGCGCTGTACGAGCGGGACAACAACCCGGCCGGCTTCGAGTGGATCGACGCCGCCGACGCCGGGCGCAACACGCTGTCCTTCACCCGGTGGGACGAGCAGGGCAACCCGCTGGTGTGCGTCGCCAACTTCGCCGGCAACCCGCACGAGAACTTCCGGCTGGGCCTGCCGTGGGCCGGCGAGTGGACCGAGGTGCTCAACACCGACTCGGAGCACTTCGGCGGTTCGGGCGTGGGCAACCTCGGGCGGGTGAGCGCGACCGAGGGCGCCCACAACGGCAATCCCGCCTCCGCCGTGCTGACCGTCCCGCCGCTGGCGGTGCTCTACCTCAAGCCTGCCGAGCACTGAGTCCGCACCGGTCGTCCCCGTAGGGCGGGACCGGTGCACCGGGAAGGGCCCGGGTCTGCGGACCCGGGCCCTTCCCCGTCCCCGGCCGGCGGTGCGGAGCGCCCAACCGCCGGGTTGCACAGGGCCGGCGAACCGGGTAACTTCTTCCAAGTCGTCGCGGCGAGGAACTCCTCCGGGAGCACCACGGGACGGCACCCCACCCACACCATTCCGGACCGAGCGGCCAGCGCGCTGCGAGGAGCCGGGGACGTGCTAGGGTGGCGGCTTGCGAGCTTCGCCGGAACGGCGCTCCAGTCACGATCAGGTCACCAAGAGTTCACCTGAGATTGACCGGACCGACCGGGAGGGCTAAGGTTGCAGAGCACTCCGGGAGCACGGTGTCCAGCGGGACACGCTCACCGGTCTGTTGTTTGAGAACTCAATAGTGTGCCATGTTTGTTGATACCAAATGTTTTGTTTGGTTGATGGATCGCCTGTGTCCCGCCTCCGTGGGGTGTGGGTGGTCTTTTTCGGCCTGGATCGCTCGCTCGTCCTGCTTCTGTTGCGGGGTGGGTGGGTTTGTTTTTCTGTTTTTTGACGGAGAGTTTGATCCTGGCTCAGGACGAACGCTGGCGGCGTGCTTAACACATGCAAGTCGAACGATGATCTCCCGCTTGCGGGGGTGATTAGTGGCGAACGGGTGAGTAATACGTGAGTAACCTGCCCCTGACTCTGGGATAAGCCTGGGAAACCGGGTCTAATACTGGATACGACTCCTCATCGCATGGTGGGGGGTGGAAAGGGTTTGACTGGTTTTGGATGGGCTCACGGCCTATCAGCTTGTTGGTGGGGTAATGGCTCACCAAGGCGACGACGGGTAGCCGGCCTGAGAGGGTGACCGGCCACACTGGGACTGAGACACGGCCCAGACTCCTACGGGAGGCAGCAGTGGGGAATATTGCACAATGGGCGGAAGCCTGATGCAGCGACGCCGCGTGAGGGATGACGGCCTTCGGGTTGTAAACCTCTTTCAGCAGGGAAGAAGCCACAAGTGACGGTACCTGCAGAAGAAGCGCCGGCTAACTACGTGCCAGCAGCCGCGGTAATACGTAGGGCGCAAGCGTTGTCCGGAATTATTGGGCGTAAAGAGCTCGTAGGCGGTTTGTCGCGTCTGCTGTGAAAGCCCGGGGCTCAACCCCGGGTCTGCAGTGGGTACGGGCAGACTAGAGTGCAGTAGGGGAGACTGGAATTCCTGGTGTAGCGGTGAAATGCGCAGATATCAGGAGGAACACCGATGGCGAAGGCAGGTCTCTGGGCTGTTACTGACGCTGAGGAGCGAAAGCATGGGGAGCGAACAGGATTAGATACCCTGGTAGTCCATGCCGTAAACGTTGGGCACTAGGTGTGGGGGACATTCCACGTTCTCCGCGCCGTAGCTAACGCATTAAGTGCCCCGCCTGGGGAGTACGGCCGCAAGGCTAAAACTCAAAGGAATTGACGGGGGCCCGCACAAGCGGCGGAGCATGCGGATTAATTCGATGCAACGCGAAGAACCTTACCAAGGCTTGACATTCACCGGACTACCCCAGAGATGGGGTTTCCCTTCGGGGTCGGTGGACAGGTGGTGCATGGTTGTCGTCAGCTCGTGTCGTGAGATGTTGGGTTAAGTCCCGCAACGAGCGCAACCCTCGTTCTATGTTGCCAGCACGTGATGGTGGGGACTCATAGGAGACTGCCGGGGTCAACTCGGAGGAAGGTGGGGATGACGTCAAATCATCATGCCCCTTATGTCTTGGGCTTCACGCATGCTACAATGGCCGGTACAAAGGGTTGCGATACTGTGAGGTGGAGCTAATCCCAAAAAGCCGGTCTCAGTTCGGATTGAGGTCTGCAACTCGACCTCATGAAGTCGGAGTCGCTAGTAATCGCAGATCAGCAACGCTGCGGTGAATACGTTCCCGGGCCTTGTACACACCGCCCGTCAAGTCACGAAAGTTGGTAACACCCGAAGCCGGTGGCCTAACCCCTTGTGGGAGGGAGCCGTCGAAGGTGGGACTGGCGATTGGGACTAAGTCGTAACAAGGTAGCCGTACCGGAAGGTGCGGCTGGATCACCTCCTTTCTAAGGAGCCGTTGACCGCCGTGTGGTGGTCGCCCCCGCCCTAGTGCCCGTGCGTGGTGCTGGTGGGGTGAGCTCATGGGTGGAATGTCAACGAGCAAGCGGCCGCACCTCGTGTGCCGGCCGGGTTCTTCTTCAGTACCCGCTCCGCTGTGTTCTCTGGTCCTTGCGGGCCGGGGGGTCGGTGGGGTGGTGGAACGGCTGATACCCGGGTGGTGGGGGTGTGGTCCATGGCGCACTGTTGGGTCCTGAGACAACAGGGCCCTCGTGGTTTCCGGGTCTTCCGGTGCTGCTGTCCCCTCAGGGGGGTGGTGGTGCGGGGGGCCGGGGTCGTGGGGGTGTGTTGGCTCTGGTTGTCCCGGCGCCCCACCGGTGCGGTGGGTCGGTGCGGTCCTCCTTGCGGGGGTCCGGTGCCGCCCCCCGAAGCACCATGGTGTGGGGTGTGTGGGTTGTTGTTTGAGAACTGTATAGTGGACGCGAGCATCTTAAGAACGCCCGTGCCCTCTCCTGCTTCCGCTGCGTGCGGGGTGGGTGGTGGTGCGGGAGAGTTCGTGATTGATCGCCGCCGACGACTGCGAGAGCGCGTGTTCGTGCTGGTGCTGCTGCCTTTCGGGGTGGGGGTGCCGGTGGACGGGTGCT
Protein-coding sequences here:
- the glgB gene encoding 1,4-alpha-glucan branching protein GlgB, whose product is MTDQHPHELLDLLRRWLPKQRWFPFADGGAGADLRVLAELALPERAGGTARVLLVEASAGDRTELLQVPLTLRAAPLEGAERFLVAEPTAPADAGAGPAVAPGTEQGPGPLRAARKLKDRAARAGRAVADRTGLPVPGADGAVAGSWVYDGVGDPAFVGTALALMQQQETAGGGPLGLSLTGAHGDVLRVPYAVESREQVRVISSEQSNSSVIITPPPGRAHADAVIVKFFRVVGEGANPDVEVGRELTALGCPAVPATFGWLDARWRTGLTAAEGQLAVATEFLAGSADAWGRAVEAAEQGADFTDEARELGRTTARVHRDLSRAFGTETPDDAARSRLLDGLAGRIRWARAESGSLFAEHADALDALLGSLDGVTDLPPLQRIHGDYHLGQVLQTEEGQFKVLDFEGEPLRPIEERTRPDVALRDVVGMLRSFDYAAAFGARAGAGDTEEWGRRTAEAFLSGYEQGAGHVVDRDSPLFQALWLDKALYEVVYEQRNRPDWLGVPAGAVRRFLDDQRSRSVNPEPAGADSASGTGHDDDRSRSARRAAAEPGTEIEDAVTASTPQDRSDPVQAAGHDVAPAGPVPVPEHVLAAVSEGRHHNPHGVLGAHLGPDGSVTVRTLRRFATAVAVVTQDGTFELEHEWGGIFTGVVPAHEPGRIPDYRVDVTYRDLEPQRMDDPYRFAPTLGELDLHLIGEGRHETLWTVLGAHVRRYPSALGDVTGVSFAVWAPNAQAVRVIGDFNGWDGSEHAMRSLGSSGVWELFVPGLGSGATYKFRILGRDGGWREKADPMAFGTEVPPSTASRVFESTYEFQDDAWLARRAATDPHNAPMSVYELHIGSWRMGLGYKDLAKELVEYLTWQGFTHVEFMPVAEHPFGGSWGYQVTSYYAPSSRFGSPDEFRYLVDQLHQAGIGVIVDWVPGHFPKDEWALARFDGEPLYEHADPRRGEHKDWGTLIPDYGRNEVRNFLVANASYWLEEFHIDGLRVDAVASMLYLDYSRNEGEWEPNIYGGRENLEAIAFLKEANATAYKRTPGIVMIAEESTSYPGVTRPTDADGLGFGLKWNMGWMHDTLEYMAEDPVNRYYHHNKLTFSLVYAFSENFLLPISHDEVVYGKGSLLRKMPGDRWQQLANVRAYLAFMWAHPGKQLIFMGTEYAQESEWSQEHGLDWWLSETPPHKGVQELVRTLNTVYRDTPALYERDNNPAGFEWIDAADAGRNTLSFTRWDEQGNPLVCVANFAGNPHENFRLGLPWAGEWTEVLNTDSEHFGGSGVGNLGRVSATEGAHNGNPASAVLTVPPLAVLYLKPAEH